From one Triticum aestivum cultivar Chinese Spring chromosome 4B, IWGSC CS RefSeq v2.1, whole genome shotgun sequence genomic stretch:
- the LOC123090925 gene encoding uncharacterized protein: MDSGNTQTEGSQPPVPKNPAMTSCRKKKTDDDVTFLEDVKEHIDEFIHASMDEHKTCFKKTIQKMFGMSKVVAERSAAAKEAEVESALPLQTSVSQ, translated from the exons ATGGATTCTGGTAATACGCAGACAGAAGGTTCTCAGCCACCTGTTCCTAAAAACCCTGCCATGACGTCGTGCCGGAAGAAGAAAACTGATGATGATGTCACCTTCCTTGAAGATGTGAAAGAACACATTGACGAGTTCATCCACGCGTCCATGGATGAGCACAAGACCTGCTTCAAGAAAACCATTCAGAAG ATGTTTGGGATGTCGAAGGTTGTTGCGGAGCGGTCCGCTGCAGCAAAGGAAGCTGAAGTCGAAAGCGCTTTGCCCCTTCAGACCAGTGTGTCCCAGTAG
- the LOC123090926 gene encoding hydroquinone glucosyltransferase yields MESFMNAGSAPAPSAARPHVVLLASPGAGHLIPLAELARRLVEHHGFAATIVTFSGLSDSEALPSGIPTSVSTVALPAVKIDDLPADALRGSVLVELIHRSLPSLSTFLRSIGSTTPLAALVPDFLCSAALPLAVELGVPCYVFIPSSLTMIYLMRRVVELHDDAAPGEYRDLPEPLEIPGVLSLRRADLPVPYRDCNGPAYAQLLRGGRRYRRADGFLTNTFYEMEPAMAEEFRQAAEQGAFPPAFPVGPFVRSNSDEETGASAILEWLDSQPTRSVVYVAFGSGGALSAEQTVELAAGLEASRQRFLWVVRMPSLDGRTCAFGARDDDDPLAWLPEGFLERTRGRGLAVPAWAPQVRVLSHPATAIFVSHCGWNSALESAASGVPMVAWPLYAEQRMNAALLEGTLGVALRPRAREDGGVVAREEVAAAVNELMEGESGRAVRRRAEDLQRAAARAWSPDGSSRRALEDVAAKWKAALGGGR; encoded by the coding sequence ATGGAGTCGTTCATGAACGCAGGCTCCGCGCCAGCCCCATCCGCGGCGAGGCCGCACGTCGTGCTGCTGGCCAGCCCCGGCGCCGGCCACCTCATACCGCTGGCCGAGCTTGCGCGGCGGCTCGTGGAGCACCACGGCTTCGCGGCCACGATCGTCACCTTCAGCGGCCTCTCCGACTCAGAAGCCCTCCCCAGCGGCATCCCTACCTCCGTCTCCACCGTCGCGCTCCCGGCCGTCAAGATCGACGACCTCCCCGCCGACGCCCTCCGTGGCAGCGTGCTCGTGGAGCTCATCCATCGCTCCCTCCCCAGCCTCAGCACCTTTCTCCGCTCCATCGGCTCGACCACTCCGCTCGCCGCGCTGGTTCCGGACTTCTTATGCTCCGCGGCGCTGCCCCTCGCGGTCGAGCTAGGCGTCCCGTGCTACGTGTTCATCCCCAGTAGCCTCACCATGATCTACCTGATGCGCCGCGTCGTGGAGCTCCACGACGACGCGGCCCCTGGCGAGTACCGCGACCTCCCGGAGCCTCTCGAGATCCCCGGGGTCTTGTCGCTGCGCCGCGCAGACCTTCCGGTCCCGTATCGCGACTGTAACGGGCCGGCTTACGCGCAACTGCTCCGGGGAGGCCGGCGATACCGCCGTGCCGACGGTTTTTTGACGAACACCTTCTACGAGATGGAACCTGCCATGGCGGAAGAGTTCAGGCAGGCGGCGGAGCAAGGCGCGTTCCCGCCGGCGTTCCCCGTGGGGCCGTTCGTCCGGTCAAACTCCGACGAGGAAACCGGCGCGTCGGCCATCCTAGAGTGGCTTGACAGCCAGCCGACAAGGTCGGTGGTGTACGTCGCGTTCGGAAGCGGCGGAGCGCTGTCTGCGGAGCAGACGGTCGAGCTCGCCGCCGGGCTAGAGGCAAGCAGACAGAGGTTCCTCTGGGTGGTGCGGATGCCGAGCCTGGACGGCCGGACGTGTGCCTTCGGGGCCCGCGACGATGACGACCCATTGGCGTGGCTTCCCGAGGGCTTCCTGGAGAGGACCAGGGGCAGGGGGCTCGCCGTGCCGGCCTGGGCGCCACAGGTGCGCGTCCTGTCCCACCCGGCGACGGCGATCTTCGTGTcgcactgcgggtggaactcgGCGCTGGAGAGCGCGGCGTCCGGCGTGCCGATGGTCGCGTGGCCGCTTTACGCGGAGCAGAGGATGAACGCCGCTCTACTGGAAGGGACCCTCGGGGTGGCGCTGCGACCGAGAGCGCGAGAGGACGGCGGCGTCGTGGCGCGCGAGGAAGTTGCGGCCGCCGTGAACGAGCTCATGGAGGGGGAGAGTGGGCGCGCCGTGAGGCGCCGGGCCGAGGACCTGCAGCGAGCGGCGGCACGCGCGTGGTCGCCGGATGGTTCGTCGCGCCGGGCGCTGGAGGATGTCGCCGCCAAGTGGAAGGCGGCGCTTGGCGGGGGGAGGTAA